In bacterium, a single window of DNA contains:
- the yjiA gene encoding putative GTP-binding protein YjiA — protein sequence MTPPGAEAAGSALVTHNADMPIPVCLLTGFLGAGKTTCLRALLAADREAGRQPGLLLNDFGSLGIDAVLLETAAQVVTLVDGCLCCSLQDDLLLGLIALLDAGAEVVYIEPSGLADPAGLLEGLLVPDVLARCGPLQLLGVTAQGTSPVEDPEVARLWAQQLLLADGVLLTHAGERSSVELGEEVRELRQLGIRGPIAPVSHGTGVASIAAAWAAELPKSRKLPVGKVTPLGWQAIHLQPSMARAADFDVWLQGLPEDVFRIKGFVQLDDRPEWWVVQGVGRDRRRYPWPGDPGAAAGLILIGPGVAGDLWHHGRGTYPAARD from the coding sequence GTGACCCCACCAGGCGCGGAAGCGGCAGGGTCTGCCCTGGTCACGCACAATGCAGACATGCCCATCCCTGTCTGTCTGCTCACCGGCTTCCTCGGTGCCGGGAAAACCACCTGCCTGCGAGCGCTCCTGGCAGCGGACCGGGAAGCAGGGCGACAGCCCGGCCTGCTGCTGAACGATTTTGGGAGCCTCGGGATCGATGCGGTCCTGTTGGAGACCGCCGCGCAGGTCGTCACGCTGGTCGATGGCTGCCTCTGCTGCTCGCTGCAGGATGACCTGTTGCTGGGGCTGATTGCACTGCTGGATGCGGGAGCCGAGGTGGTCTACATCGAGCCGTCGGGACTGGCGGATCCCGCAGGCCTCCTCGAAGGACTCCTGGTGCCGGATGTCCTGGCGCGCTGCGGTCCGCTGCAACTGCTGGGGGTCACCGCGCAGGGGACCTCGCCGGTGGAGGACCCGGAAGTCGCGCGACTCTGGGCACAGCAACTCCTCCTGGCGGATGGGGTCCTGCTGACGCACGCCGGAGAACGGTCATCGGTGGAACTGGGGGAAGAAGTCCGGGAACTGAGGCAGCTGGGCATCCGGGGACCGATCGCGCCGGTGAGTCATGGGACCGGGGTCGCGTCGATCGCGGCGGCCTGGGCTGCGGAGCTGCCGAAGTCGCGAAAGCTGCCTGTCGGCAAAGTGACCCCTCTGGGATGGCAGGCGATACATCTCCAGCCATCAATGGCGAGAGCTGCCGATTTCGATGTATGGCTGCAGGGATTACCGGAGGATGTGTTTCGGATCAAGGGCTTTGTGCAGCTGGATGACCGCCCCGAATGGTGGGTAGTCCAGGGGGTTGGGCGCGACCGGCGTCGCTATCCCTGGCCCGGTGATCCGGGGGCTGCAGCGGGACTGATCCTGATTGGTCCGGGAGTCGCGGGCGACTTGTGGCACCATGGCCGTGGCACCTATCCCGCCGCGCGAGACTAA
- a CDS encoding hypothetical protein (UPF0210 protein SP_0239), with protein MPYAFDEIIETLRMVALEALDIRTTTLGVSLRSCAGSDVGRVADAVYDRIMRAGTPLIPAARRVEARYGIPIVNKRIALTPVALLCDALESEDPTPIAHAIDRAARELGIDFIGGYTAHVEKGMTRGDQRLIASLPSAMSTTERMCGSVNAASTKAGINMTAVAWLGELIKEMAARTADRGGLACGKFAVFCNAPQDNPFMAGAQHGIGEPEAVINVGISGPGVVRHVIEQLPEADFTVLAESIKRTAFKITRAGELIGRAVAEELEVPFGVVDISLAPTPLPGDSVGDILGAMGLACAGTHGSTAALALLNDAVKKGGAMASSAVGGMSGAFIPVSEDAHMIQAAERGVLTLDKLEAMTSVCCVGLDMIAVPGDTPAETLSAIIADELAIGMINNKTTAVRIIPAPGKREGDSVEFGGLLGTAPIMAVHPESSAAFIHRKGRIPPPIQGMTN; from the coding sequence ATGCCCTACGCCTTCGACGAAATCATCGAGACCCTCCGGATGGTGGCGCTAGAAGCGCTCGACATCCGGACGACGACCCTCGGCGTCTCCCTTCGCAGTTGCGCCGGCAGCGATGTTGGCCGGGTGGCGGATGCGGTCTATGACCGGATTATGCGGGCCGGCACCCCCCTGATTCCGGCGGCCCGACGGGTCGAGGCGCGGTACGGCATTCCGATTGTCAACAAGCGGATTGCCCTCACGCCGGTGGCGTTGCTCTGTGATGCCCTGGAGTCCGAAGACCCCACCCCCATCGCCCACGCGATTGATCGGGCCGCCCGGGAACTGGGGATCGATTTCATCGGTGGCTACACCGCCCATGTGGAAAAGGGGATGACCCGGGGGGATCAGCGCCTCATTGCCTCGCTCCCCAGCGCCATGAGCACGACGGAGCGGATGTGCGGGTCGGTGAATGCCGCCAGCACCAAAGCCGGCATCAACATGACAGCGGTCGCCTGGCTGGGCGAACTCATTAAAGAGATGGCCGCCCGGACCGCCGACCGTGGGGGGCTCGCCTGCGGCAAATTCGCAGTCTTCTGCAACGCGCCCCAGGACAATCCCTTCATGGCCGGGGCGCAGCATGGCATCGGCGAGCCGGAAGCGGTCATCAATGTCGGGATCTCCGGACCGGGCGTCGTGCGGCATGTCATTGAGCAGTTGCCCGAGGCGGACTTCACGGTCCTGGCCGAGAGCATCAAGCGGACCGCGTTCAAAATCACCCGGGCGGGGGAACTAATCGGACGAGCCGTAGCGGAAGAACTCGAGGTCCCGTTTGGCGTGGTGGACATCAGTCTGGCCCCGACCCCTCTGCCCGGGGACTCGGTCGGCGACATCCTGGGCGCGATGGGGCTCGCCTGCGCGGGGACCCACGGTTCCACTGCCGCACTCGCCCTGCTGAATGATGCGGTCAAGAAGGGGGGCGCGATGGCCTCCAGCGCGGTCGGGGGGATGAGCGGGGCGTTCATCCCGGTGAGTGAGGATGCCCACATGATTCAGGCGGCGGAGCGGGGGGTCCTGACCCTCGACAAGCTGGAAGCGATGACGTCGGTCTGTTGTGTCGGGCTCGACATGATCGCGGTGCCGGGGGACACGCCAGCGGAGACTCTGAGCGCCATCATTGCCGATGAACTGGCGATCGGGATGATCAACAACAAGACGACGGCGGTCCGGATCATTCCGGCTCCGGGGAAAAGGGAAGGCGACTCGGTGGAGTTCGGCGGGCTCCTGGGGACCGCACCGATCATGGCCGTGCATCCGGAGTCGAGTGCGGCGTTCATTCATCGCAAGGGGCGGATCCCGCCCCCCATTCAGGGCATGACAAACTAG
- the fdxA gene encoding Ferredoxin 7Fe, producing MTHVICEPCIGVKDTACVDVCPVDCIHGDDRMLYIDPETCIDCGACIDACPVLAIFTEDDVPEEWKHFIEENAAFFKK from the coding sequence ATGACCCACGTCATCTGCGAGCCCTGCATCGGTGTCAAGGACACCGCCTGTGTCGATGTCTGCCCTGTGGACTGCATCCACGGCGACGACCGGATGCTGTACATCGATCCTGAGACCTGCATCGACTGCGGCGCCTGCATCGATGCCTGCCCGGTCCTGGCGATCTTTACGGAAGATGATGTCCCGGAGGAGTGGAAGCACTTCATCGAGGAAAACGCGGCCTTCTTCAAGAAATAG
- a CDS encoding Ferredoxin, with amino-acid sequence MPHIICEPCVGVQHGKCAEVCPTDSIHPAGDQFMINPETCIDCASCAFECPTQAIYQDEDVPARWEEYIQKNADFYK; translated from the coding sequence ATGCCACACATCATCTGCGAACCCTGTGTGGGGGTGCAGCACGGGAAATGCGCCGAGGTCTGTCCGACAGACTCCATTCATCCGGCCGGTGATCAGTTCATGATCAATCCCGAAACCTGCATCGACTGCGCGTCCTGCGCCTTCGAGTGCCCGACCCAGGCGATCTATCAGGACGAGGATGTCCCGGCCCGCTGGGAGGAATACATCCAGAAGAACGCTGACTTTTACAAGTAG
- the carB gene encoding Carbamoyl-phosphate synthase large chain, which produces MPLLPGLSSVLVIGSGPIIIGQAAEFDYAGTQALKALREEGLRTILVNSNPATIQTDPDMADAIYFEPLLAEALIPVLEKERPDGLLPTLGGQVGLNVAMDLQQSGILDQLGIRLMGTTTQTIKVAEDRALFKQLMQQIGEPVPVSHIVESVSTALAVAEELGFPLIVRPAFTLGGTGGGVAYNATELERIAGGGIKASPIGQVLLERSLLGWKELEYEVVRDGADNCIVICNMENIDPMGVHTGDSIVVAPSQTLSDKEYQQLRSAAIRIIRSLGVEGACNVQFALDPESFNYYVIEVNPRLSRSSALASKATGYPIAKIAAKIAVGSTLPELRNQVTGQTSAAFEPALDYVVVKIPRWPFDKFDFADRTLGPQMKATGEVMAIDRSLVGAFCKALASLETPRDWLYLSTVKDLSGPALENLLRNATDERIFAIFEAFKRGYSLEQVHSLSGVDRFFLATFERISQLEAELGDPEGASENAIRRAYRAGFPVERIANYARLSVSEVEAVLHQAQLPRSFRYVDTCAAEFEATTPYYYSVAGEASDQPADPPGSSLVVLGSGPIRIGQGIEFDYCSVHAVKALRGAGERAVIINNNPETVSTDFDTADALYFEPLTVEHVHNALEAAGARGVIVQFGGQTALNLARPLADRGWPILGTPVSSLEAAEDRELFDALVERIGVPRPAGAAVRDVEAAVHAAEQVGYPVVVRPSFVLGGRAMEIVYTEEELRRHPAFHLRYLHEYPVLVDHFLGGKEVEVDCIADHTGAILIPGIMEHVERAGIHSGDSMAVYPPQTVSPEEQERVTSLATKLCQALGVVGLLNVQFIIYQDDVWCLEANPRASRTVPFLSKVTGINMVQAATRCMLGQSLAEQGLPTGLLPEQPLVAIKAPVFSFEKIDQLDVHLGPEMKSTGEVMGLAATYGQALRKAFLSAGTHLVPEGGVLITVADRDKPEAVNIAERFAALGYTLYATGGTATFLQQAGLPVQAVPKISEGHKNPVDLIREGIVSFLINTPGPDRRIEEEARLIRRASVMRRIPCVTSLDTARALLTALEDGRRTGVDAASALGEYLAGASAGASA; this is translated from the coding sequence ATGCCCCTGCTTCCCGGCCTCTCCAGTGTGCTGGTCATCGGTTCCGGCCCCATCATCATCGGGCAGGCGGCGGAATTCGATTATGCCGGGACCCAGGCCCTCAAAGCCCTGCGCGAGGAGGGACTCCGGACCATCCTCGTCAACTCAAATCCCGCGACCATCCAGACGGATCCGGACATGGCAGACGCGATTTACTTCGAGCCCCTGCTGGCCGAGGCGCTGATTCCGGTCCTGGAAAAAGAACGCCCGGATGGTCTGCTGCCGACCCTGGGGGGGCAGGTGGGGCTGAATGTCGCCATGGACCTGCAGCAATCGGGCATTCTCGATCAGCTCGGCATCCGCCTGATGGGGACCACCACCCAAACGATCAAAGTTGCAGAAGACCGGGCGCTCTTTAAGCAGCTGATGCAGCAGATCGGCGAGCCGGTACCGGTGAGTCACATTGTGGAGTCGGTGAGTACCGCCCTGGCGGTTGCAGAGGAGCTCGGCTTTCCGCTCATTGTCCGGCCAGCTTTCACGCTGGGGGGGACCGGCGGCGGGGTGGCGTACAACGCCACGGAGCTGGAGCGAATCGCCGGGGGCGGCATCAAGGCGTCACCCATCGGACAGGTGTTGCTGGAGCGTTCGCTGCTGGGCTGGAAAGAACTCGAGTACGAAGTAGTGCGGGATGGGGCCGACAACTGCATTGTCATTTGCAACATGGAGAACATCGACCCGATGGGAGTCCACACCGGTGACTCCATCGTGGTCGCCCCCTCGCAGACCCTCTCAGATAAGGAATACCAGCAGCTCCGGAGCGCGGCGATCCGGATCATCCGGTCCCTGGGAGTCGAGGGGGCCTGCAATGTCCAGTTCGCTCTCGACCCGGAGAGCTTCAACTACTACGTCATCGAAGTGAATCCGCGACTCTCGCGCTCCTCGGCTCTGGCCTCCAAAGCCACTGGCTATCCCATCGCGAAAATCGCCGCCAAGATCGCAGTGGGGTCTACGCTGCCCGAGCTGCGCAACCAGGTGACCGGTCAGACATCGGCGGCCTTCGAGCCGGCCCTGGACTATGTGGTCGTCAAGATTCCCCGGTGGCCCTTCGACAAGTTCGACTTTGCCGACCGGACCCTGGGACCGCAGATGAAGGCTACCGGCGAGGTCATGGCGATCGACCGGTCGCTGGTCGGTGCGTTCTGCAAAGCCCTGGCATCGTTGGAAACGCCCCGGGACTGGCTCTATCTGAGCACCGTCAAGGACCTCTCGGGTCCCGCCCTGGAGAATCTGCTCCGCAACGCCACCGACGAACGCATCTTCGCAATTTTTGAAGCCTTCAAGCGGGGCTACTCCCTGGAGCAGGTGCACAGCCTCTCCGGTGTCGATCGCTTCTTCCTCGCGACCTTTGAGCGCATCAGCCAGCTGGAAGCCGAATTAGGTGATCCCGAAGGGGCTTCGGAGAACGCGATTCGCCGGGCCTATCGTGCGGGTTTTCCGGTGGAGCGGATCGCCAACTACGCCCGCCTGTCGGTGTCGGAAGTGGAAGCGGTCCTGCATCAGGCCCAGTTGCCGCGGAGCTTCCGGTATGTCGATACCTGCGCCGCCGAGTTCGAGGCCACGACCCCCTACTACTACTCTGTGGCGGGTGAAGCGTCGGACCAGCCTGCTGATCCGCCGGGGTCAAGTCTGGTGGTGCTGGGGTCAGGGCCGATCCGGATCGGGCAGGGGATCGAGTTCGACTACTGCTCAGTCCATGCCGTCAAAGCCCTGCGCGGAGCTGGTGAGCGGGCAGTAATCATTAACAACAATCCCGAAACGGTTTCCACTGATTTCGACACCGCCGATGCGCTCTACTTTGAGCCCCTGACTGTGGAGCATGTCCACAACGCGCTTGAGGCGGCCGGAGCCCGGGGAGTCATCGTGCAGTTTGGCGGACAGACCGCGCTAAATCTGGCGCGTCCGCTGGCCGACCGGGGCTGGCCCATCCTCGGGACGCCTGTAAGCAGTCTCGAAGCCGCCGAGGACCGGGAGCTGTTTGATGCCCTGGTGGAGCGGATCGGCGTACCGCGACCAGCCGGGGCGGCGGTGCGGGATGTGGAAGCGGCGGTCCATGCCGCCGAGCAGGTGGGATACCCCGTCGTGGTGCGGCCCTCGTTTGTGTTAGGCGGACGTGCCATGGAAATTGTCTACACCGAAGAAGAATTGCGTCGGCATCCCGCATTCCACCTCCGCTACTTACATGAATACCCGGTCCTGGTGGATCACTTCCTGGGGGGGAAGGAAGTGGAGGTTGACTGCATCGCCGACCACACCGGTGCCATTCTCATTCCCGGCATCATGGAGCATGTCGAACGGGCCGGGATCCACTCCGGCGACAGCATGGCGGTCTATCCGCCCCAGACGGTTTCCCCCGAAGAGCAGGAACGGGTCACCAGTCTCGCCACAAAGCTCTGTCAGGCGCTGGGAGTGGTGGGGCTGCTGAACGTGCAGTTCATCATTTATCAGGATGACGTCTGGTGCCTGGAGGCGAATCCCCGGGCGAGCCGGACCGTGCCGTTCCTCTCGAAAGTCACTGGCATCAACATGGTGCAGGCCGCGACCCGGTGCATGTTGGGGCAGAGCCTGGCGGAACAGGGACTCCCCACCGGCCTGTTGCCGGAGCAGCCGCTGGTGGCAATCAAAGCCCCGGTCTTCAGTTTCGAGAAAATCGATCAGCTCGATGTCCATCTGGGTCCGGAAATGAAGAGCACGGGCGAGGTCATGGGGCTCGCGGCAACTTATGGACAGGCGCTGCGGAAAGCATTCCTCTCTGCCGGGACCCACCTGGTACCGGAAGGGGGCGTCCTGATTACGGTGGCGGATCGCGATAAACCGGAGGCTGTGAACATCGCCGAGCGCTTTGCCGCCCTGGGGTACACCCTGTACGCGACCGGTGGGACGGCGACCTTTCTCCAGCAGGCAGGGTTACCGGTGCAGGCGGTCCCGAAAATCAGCGAGGGTCATAAAAACCCGGTGGATCTGATCCGCGAGGGGATCGTGAGCTTTTTGATAAACACGCCTGGCCCCGATCGACGAATCGAGGAGGAAGCACGCCTGATTCGCCGGGCTTCGGTGATGCGCCGTATTCCCTGCGTCACGAGCCTCGACACGGCCCGGGCGTTGCTGACCGCACTGGAAGATGGACGTCGAACCGGTGTCGATGCGGCGTCGGCGTTGGGGGAGTATCTCGCCGGGGCGTCGGCGGGCGCGTCGGCCTGA